In the Leifsonia sp. 466MF genome, one interval contains:
- a CDS encoding M48 family metalloprotease: MYRAIARNKRNTVFIILLFLVLIGALGWLAAYIYQSYTILVVVLVGAVLYALFQYYLASSQALSMSGAIPIQKADNPRLWNVVENLSIATGTPMPAVYIVNDPAPNAFATGRDPEHASVAATTGLLDIMTDAELEGVMAHELGHVRNYDIRLGMIVFGLTVAIGFIADIFLRMAFFGGNRNNNNGGGNPVVLVFGLIAAIVAPLVATLVQLAVSRQREYLADATGAMTTRHPDALASALLKLEAYGRPMQKQNSSMAHLWINDPLKPGLMARLFSTHPPIPQRVERLEEMGGSF, from the coding sequence ATGTACAGGGCGATCGCCAGGAACAAGCGCAACACCGTCTTCATCATCCTGCTGTTCCTGGTCCTCATCGGTGCGCTCGGATGGCTGGCGGCCTACATCTACCAGAGCTACACGATCCTCGTCGTGGTGCTCGTCGGAGCGGTGCTGTACGCGCTCTTCCAGTACTACCTGGCCAGCAGCCAGGCGCTGAGCATGTCGGGCGCGATCCCGATCCAGAAGGCGGACAACCCACGACTGTGGAACGTCGTCGAGAACCTGTCCATCGCGACGGGGACGCCGATGCCGGCCGTCTACATCGTCAACGATCCGGCACCCAACGCGTTCGCGACCGGCCGCGACCCGGAGCACGCCTCCGTCGCCGCGACCACGGGACTGCTCGACATCATGACCGACGCCGAGCTCGAGGGCGTCATGGCGCATGAGCTCGGGCACGTCCGCAACTACGACATCCGGCTCGGGATGATCGTCTTCGGCCTGACCGTGGCGATCGGCTTCATCGCCGACATCTTCCTCCGCATGGCGTTCTTCGGCGGCAACCGCAACAACAACAACGGCGGCGGCAACCCGGTCGTGCTGGTGTTCGGGCTGATCGCCGCGATCGTCGCGCCCCTGGTGGCGACGCTCGTACAGCTGGCCGTGTCGCGTCAGCGCGAATACCTCGCAGACGCCACCGGTGCAATGACGACCCGCCATCCAGACGCCCTGGCCAGCGCGCTGCTGAAGCTGGAGGCCTACGGCCGTCCGATGCAGAAGCAGAACTCGTCCATGGCCCACCTGTGGATCAACGACCCGCTGAAGCCGGGCCTCATGGCGCGCCTGTTCTCCACCCACCCGCCGATCCCTCAGCGCGTCGAGCGCCTGGAGGAGATGGGCGGCAGCTTCTAG
- a CDS encoding ABC transporter permease gives MNPTRTLATTGRVLTQIRHDPRTVVLLLVVPALLVGLVAWIFTDTPVFQTIGPAILALFPFIVMFLVTSITTLRERRTGTLERLLSMPLGRSDFILGYTLAFGLLAVVQALIASAYALWVCGLDVKGDPWLLVAVAVTDAVLGSTLGLFASAFARTEFQVVQFMPLLVFPQILLGGIFLPRDQLPAGLEEISDWLPLSHAVDALNAVATNSHDAAYVGGQLLIIGAFAVAAVVFGALTLQRRTA, from the coding sequence ATGAACCCCACGCGCACGCTCGCGACCACCGGCCGCGTGCTCACCCAGATCCGTCATGACCCGCGCACCGTGGTGCTCCTGCTGGTGGTGCCCGCGCTCCTCGTCGGCCTCGTCGCCTGGATCTTCACCGACACCCCGGTGTTCCAGACCATCGGCCCGGCCATCCTCGCCCTGTTCCCGTTCATCGTGATGTTCCTGGTGACCTCGATCACCACACTGCGGGAGCGGAGGACCGGCACCCTGGAGCGTCTGCTGTCGATGCCTCTCGGCCGCAGCGATTTCATCCTCGGCTACACGCTCGCGTTCGGGCTGCTCGCGGTGGTGCAGGCCCTCATCGCGTCGGCGTACGCGCTGTGGGTGTGCGGGCTCGACGTGAAGGGCGACCCGTGGCTGCTGGTCGCCGTCGCGGTGACGGATGCCGTGCTCGGCAGCACTCTCGGACTGTTCGCGAGCGCGTTCGCCCGCACCGAGTTCCAGGTCGTCCAGTTCATGCCCCTGCTGGTGTTCCCGCAGATCCTGCTCGGCGGGATCTTCCTGCCGCGCGACCAGCTCCCGGCCGGCCTCGAGGAGATCAGTGACTGGCTGCCGCTGTCGCACGCGGTGGATGCGCTGAACGCCGTCGCGACGAACTCGCACGACGCCGCCTACGTCGGCGGTCAGCTCCTCATCATCGGAGCGTTCGCGGTCGCCGCGGTCGTCTTCGGGGCGCTGACCCTGCAGCGGCGCACCGCCTAG
- a CDS encoding winged helix-turn-helix domain-containing protein — translation MVEQVSPALARRIALAAQGFGRPHPDAVGTRQLNGLMDRLRLLQIDSVNVFERSHYLPAFARLGAYDRGLLDRLTFDARSPYTEYWPHEAAFMRTEDWPLFAWRMRDYRTRYGGPGSWFEVNESTVEWLRGELAANGPLVAGEIEHDANHRTGPWWGWSEVKRALERMFLFGEVAIAGRTRFQRRYGLAADVLPASVLEQTVSDEDAVRELLRRAAVAHGIGTARDFADYYRIKGPRVSVALQELEDAGELVPVQVPGWESAGRLLRAWMHRDARKPRQIEAAALLSPFDPVVWYRDRALRMFGFHYRIEIYTPAPKRVYGYYSLPILLDDALVGRIDLKSDRQAGVLRVQSAWTEPGAPPATIDRLLPLLDSTAAWQGLERVEVAEGARGDLAPLLAGALRAGVGFGA, via the coding sequence GTGGTCGAACAGGTCTCCCCCGCACTCGCACGTCGCATCGCGCTGGCCGCGCAGGGTTTCGGCCGGCCGCATCCCGACGCGGTCGGCACCCGGCAGCTCAACGGGCTGATGGACCGCCTGAGGCTGCTGCAGATCGACTCGGTCAACGTCTTCGAACGCAGCCACTACCTCCCGGCGTTCGCACGCCTGGGTGCGTACGACCGCGGCCTCCTCGACCGGCTCACGTTCGACGCGCGCAGCCCGTACACCGAGTACTGGCCGCACGAGGCCGCCTTCATGCGCACCGAGGACTGGCCGCTGTTCGCCTGGCGGATGCGCGACTACCGCACCCGGTACGGCGGTCCGGGGAGCTGGTTCGAGGTCAACGAGAGCACGGTGGAGTGGCTGCGCGGCGAGCTCGCCGCCAACGGTCCGCTGGTCGCGGGTGAGATCGAGCACGACGCCAACCACCGCACGGGTCCGTGGTGGGGCTGGTCGGAGGTGAAGCGCGCGCTCGAGCGGATGTTCCTCTTCGGCGAGGTGGCCATCGCCGGGCGCACGCGATTCCAGCGCCGCTACGGGTTGGCCGCCGACGTGCTGCCGGCGAGCGTATTGGAGCAGACCGTGAGCGATGAGGATGCGGTCCGCGAGCTCCTGCGCCGGGCCGCGGTCGCGCACGGCATCGGCACGGCGCGCGACTTCGCCGACTACTACCGCATCAAGGGCCCGCGCGTCTCCGTCGCCCTGCAGGAGCTGGAGGATGCGGGCGAGCTCGTCCCCGTCCAGGTGCCCGGCTGGGAGAGCGCCGGCCGGCTGCTGCGCGCGTGGATGCACCGCGACGCCCGCAAGCCGAGGCAGATCGAAGCGGCGGCGCTGCTGTCGCCGTTCGACCCGGTGGTCTGGTATCGCGACCGGGCGCTGCGGATGTTCGGCTTCCACTACCGCATCGAGATCTACACGCCGGCGCCGAAGCGCGTGTACGGGTACTACTCTCTGCCGATCCTGCTCGACGACGCCCTGGTCGGGCGCATCGACCTGAAGAGCGACCGCCAGGCGGGCGTCCTGCGCGTGCAGTCGGCATGGACGGAGCCGGGCGCTCCCCCGGCGACGATCGACCGGCTCCTCCCGCTTCTGGATTCGACGGCCGCGTGGCAGGGGCTGGAGCGCGTCGAGGTGGCCGAGGGCGCGCGCGGCGACCTCGCGCCGCTCCTCGCGGGCGCGCTGCGCGCGGGGGTAGGGTTCGGGGCATGA
- a CDS encoding ABC transporter substrate-binding protein encodes MINKRARVAGFAAAAAVVALSLSACSGGASASTADTAKINSATDVASAGGMDALVAAAKKEGSLNIIATPGDWANYQEIFDGFTKKYGITINPSQDSASSQEEIDAAKKLKGQDTAPDTFDVGSSVALANTEYFAPYKPTGWDDIPDNQKEKDGLWKVGYYGVMAVGYDANKIKTAPKSFDDLLKPEFKGAVALNGNPTQAAAAAGAVAYATLQNGGTLDDLTPGIDWFTKLKKAGNWNAADGKPNTIASGETPVLLDWSFNQKGYATSDTIKGGGVNWKYVVLSGTAYVGYYNQAINKDAPHPAAARLWEEYLYSDAAQNAWLKGGAYPARVDAMEKAGTLDKDEFPGKLDEVAVMSDKQATDAGTLLNAKWANAVG; translated from the coding sequence GTGATCAACAAGCGCGCACGTGTCGCCGGCTTCGCCGCCGCGGCCGCCGTCGTCGCACTCTCGCTCTCCGCCTGCTCCGGTGGCGCGAGCGCCAGCACCGCAGACACCGCGAAGATCAACTCCGCCACCGACGTCGCGTCGGCCGGCGGGATGGACGCGCTGGTCGCGGCCGCGAAGAAGGAGGGCAGCCTCAACATCATCGCGACGCCGGGCGACTGGGCGAACTACCAGGAGATCTTCGACGGCTTCACCAAGAAGTACGGCATCACGATCAACCCGAGCCAGGACAGCGCCTCCAGCCAGGAGGAGATCGACGCCGCCAAGAAGCTCAAGGGCCAGGACACCGCTCCGGACACCTTCGACGTCGGCTCCTCGGTCGCGCTCGCGAACACCGAGTACTTCGCGCCGTACAAGCCGACCGGCTGGGACGACATCCCCGACAACCAGAAGGAGAAGGACGGCCTCTGGAAGGTCGGCTACTACGGCGTCATGGCGGTCGGCTACGACGCCAACAAGATCAAGACCGCTCCGAAGTCGTTCGACGACCTCCTGAAGCCGGAGTTCAAGGGCGCGGTCGCGCTCAACGGCAACCCGACCCAGGCGGCCGCAGCGGCCGGCGCCGTCGCGTACGCCACCCTGCAGAACGGCGGGACGCTCGACGACCTGACCCCCGGCATCGACTGGTTCACCAAGCTGAAGAAGGCCGGCAACTGGAACGCCGCCGACGGCAAGCCGAACACCATCGCCTCGGGTGAGACCCCGGTGCTTCTCGACTGGTCGTTCAACCAGAAGGGCTACGCCACCTCCGACACCATCAAGGGCGGCGGCGTGAACTGGAAGTACGTCGTGCTCTCGGGCACCGCGTACGTCGGCTACTACAACCAGGCCATCAACAAGGACGCCCCGCACCCCGCGGCCGCGCGCCTCTGGGAGGAGTACCTCTACAGCGACGCCGCCCAGAACGCATGGCTGAAGGGCGGCGCCTACCCGGCGCGCGTCGACGCGATGGAGAAGGCCGGGACGCTCGACAAGGACGAGTTCCCGGGCAAGCTGGAT
- a CDS encoding TetR/AcrR family transcriptional regulator, with amino-acid sequence MSEAATRRRPGRPRKERGAGSARASIMRAAAEEFAERGYEAASLRAVARRAGVDPALVHHYFDDKADLFTATLEAPLRPDRAVDLILAGTQHDIGERLVAYLLERLDDEKSGRRMVVILRTALSSGPGTRMVREFLLREVLSKLAGLVGGEDAELRAELAASQLVGLIMTRYALRVEPIAGTPREELARRVGAVVQWHLFGAPDAPLDAEPPTGE; translated from the coding sequence GTGAGCGAAGCAGCGACGCGGCGACGTCCCGGACGGCCGCGGAAGGAACGCGGGGCCGGGTCCGCGCGGGCGTCGATCATGCGTGCAGCGGCGGAGGAGTTCGCCGAGCGCGGGTACGAGGCGGCGTCGCTGCGGGCGGTCGCCCGACGTGCGGGCGTCGACCCGGCGCTCGTCCACCACTACTTCGACGACAAGGCCGACCTGTTCACCGCGACGCTCGAGGCGCCGCTCCGGCCGGACCGCGCGGTGGATCTCATCCTCGCCGGCACGCAGCACGACATCGGCGAGCGGCTGGTCGCCTACCTGCTGGAGCGTCTGGACGACGAGAAGTCCGGCCGCCGCATGGTCGTCATCCTGCGCACCGCCCTCAGCTCGGGCCCGGGCACGCGCATGGTGCGCGAGTTCCTGCTGCGCGAGGTCCTCTCGAAGCTCGCGGGGCTGGTCGGGGGAGAGGATGCGGAACTGCGCGCCGAGCTCGCCGCCAGCCAGCTGGTCGGCCTGATCATGACGCGGTACGCCCTCCGGGTCGAGCCCATCGCCGGGACGCCCCGGGAGGAGCTCGCGCGTCGCGTCGGCGCCGTCGTGCAGTGGCACCTGTTCGGAGCGCCGGACGCGCCTCTTGACGCGGAGCCTCCCACAGGCGAATAA
- a CDS encoding LemA family protein has protein sequence MEWLIPVIIVVVIVAIIGIYLWATYNSLVTLKVRVDEAWSDITVQLKRRADLIPNLIETVKGYAAHERGVFESVTQARAETLSAQTPGEASVAENHMQTALKSIFAVAEAYPQLQASQNFLRLQADLVDTEDKIQASRRFYNGGVREFNTKIKVFPNNLFARRLGFTEREFFEVDNLAAIAEPPRVQF, from the coding sequence ATGGAATGGCTCATTCCGGTCATCATCGTCGTCGTGATCGTCGCGATCATCGGGATCTACCTGTGGGCCACCTACAACTCGCTGGTCACCCTGAAGGTCCGGGTGGACGAGGCGTGGAGCGACATCACGGTCCAGCTGAAGCGCCGTGCCGACCTCATCCCGAACCTGATCGAAACGGTCAAGGGATACGCCGCGCACGAGCGAGGCGTCTTCGAGTCCGTGACGCAGGCGCGCGCCGAGACGCTCTCCGCGCAGACGCCGGGTGAGGCGTCCGTCGCCGAGAACCACATGCAGACCGCGCTGAAGAGCATCTTCGCGGTGGCCGAGGCGTACCCGCAGCTGCAGGCGAGCCAGAACTTCCTGCGCCTGCAGGCCGACCTGGTCGACACCGAGGACAAGATCCAGGCGTCGCGCCGGTTCTACAACGGCGGGGTGCGCGAGTTCAACACCAAGATCAAGGTGTTCCCCAACAACCTGTTCGCCCGACGCCTGGGCTTCACCGAGCGCGAGTTCTTCGAGGTCGACAACCTCGCCGCGATCGCCGAGCCCCCGCGCGTCCAGTTCTAG